Proteins encoded within one genomic window of Glycine soja cultivar W05 chromosome 1, ASM419377v2, whole genome shotgun sequence:
- the LOC114407844 gene encoding myb family transcription factor PHL11-like, translated as MEGGGREGYNGVIMTMTRDPKPRLRWTADLHDRFVDAVTKLGGPDKATPKSVLRLMGLKGLTLYHLKSHLQKYRLGQQAQKQNEEVHKENSRCSYVNFSNRSLAPNTSYRGDDEGGEIPIAEALRCQIEVQKRLEEQLKVQKKLQMRIEAQGKYLQSVLEKAQRSLSLDGPGSLEASRAELTEFNSALSNFMENMNKDSKQNIIEVNNFYSKSHGSAFYNQEVGREQNRDQKPKVEGGSIQFDLNIKGSNDLVSAGGAEMDANMVSSYRV; from the exons ATGGAGGGTGGTGGAAGAGAAGGTTATAATGGAGTCATCATGACGATGACACGAGACCCGAAGCCGAGGCTACGGTGGACGGCAGATCTCCATGACCGGTTTGTGGATGCAGTCACAAAGCTTGGTGGCCCCGATA AGGCGACTCCCAAGTCTGTTCTGAGGTTAATGGGCTTGAAAGGGCTGACACTATATCATTTGAAGAGCCATTTACAG AAGTATAGACTTGGACAGCAGGCTCAAAAACAAAATGAGGAAGTGCACAAAGAGAATAGTA GATGTTCGTATGTAAATTTTAGTAATCGTTCTTTGGCACCAAACACCAGTTACAGAGGTGACGATGAAGGGGG AGAAATCCCAATAGCAGAAGCATTGAGGTGTCAGATTGAAGTTCAAAAGAGATTGGAAGAGCAGCTAAag GTACAGAAGAAATTGCAGATGAGAATAGAGGCACAAGGGAAGTATTTGCAATCGGTGTTAGAGAAAGCCCAGAGGAGCCTTTCCCTGGATGGACCAGGCAGTCTTGAAGCATCCAGAGCTGAGTTGACTGAATTCAACTCTGCTTTGTCAAATTTCATGGAAAATATGAATAAAGATAGCAAACAAAACATAATAGAAGTGAATAATTTTTATAGTAAGAGCCATGGCTCAGCTTTCTATAATCAGGAAGTAGGAAGAGAACAAAATAGGGACCAAAAGCCAAAGGTTGAAGGGGGTTCTATACAATTTGACTTAAACATCAAAGGTAGCAATGACCTTGTATCTGCAGGTGGGGCTGAAATGGATGCCAATATGGTTTCATCATATAGGGTATAA